CGGGAGGGTCGCTGCGAGGACTAAGCGAATGGCGGTGAGGCTGAGCAGACCGGCAAGGAGAGAACGTGGAACGCGAGGCATGCTTGCACGATGGTACGGGATTTGCCCCACGCCGTCAATCAATGACGGCGCACGGCCGCAATGCGAAGTGACCGTACGCGCTGGGATGCGCGATACGCAGAAGGGGACCGCCGTCACGATGCCGGCCCGTCGCCGCTTCTCCTGGAATGGCTCCCGCGATGGCAGGCCGGACGCGCACTCGACGTTGCCGCCGGGTTGGGACGCCACGCGCTGCTCCTTGCGCGACACGGATGGTCGGTCGACGCGATCGATATTTCGCTCGAAGGGCTCCGCGTCCTCAGCCAGCGGGCGCGCGACGCCGCGATGAGGATCAACCTCGTCCTCGCGGACTTCGACACGTTCGCATGCCGGCCCGCGGTCTACGACCTCATCGTCGACACGTTCTTTCTGGACCGCCGGCTGATCCCCCGGTTCTGGCGCTGGCTCCGTCCCGGAGGCGTGGTGTTCTTCGAAACGCACTTGACGACCCCGACCCCAGCAGATCGGAGCAAGTATGCGCTGCAGATGCACGAGGCCCGCGGGCTGTTTGCGCGCTGGGATCTCCTCGCGTATTCGGAAGGACCCGAAGACGACGGCGCGCGGTGCATCGACACGGTTCGCCTCGTTGCCCGCCGGCCATGAGCGTAGGAGCGCCCGGTCCCCGCACCGAATTCGGGGGGGCGTGGCCACGGCGCGCGCGGCAATCGCACTCGCGATCGACGGACCGATGGGTTCGGGGAAGAGCACGGTAGCCCGCGAGGTCGCCAAGCGCCTCGGATTCCAGTACGTGGATACCGGCGCGATGTACCGCGCGATCGCCGTCGCGGCAATTCGGCGGGGCATCGCCCCCGATGATGTCGACGCGCTGGCGAGACTCGCGCGCGCGGTCACCCTCAGCCTCGAGCCACAACCGGACGGATCCACGCGCGTGCTGGTGGACGGGGACGACGTCACCCCGGCGCTCCGAAGCGTCGAGGTGAACCGCATCGTGTTCAGGGTCGCTCGGGTACCTGGCGTGCGCGACGCCCTCGGGGCCATCCAGCGGGCGTTGGGCGGCCGCGGCGGGGTCGTCATGGAGGGGCGGGATATCGGATCGGTCATCCTTCCGAACGCGGAGGTCAAGGTGTTTCTCACGGCCTCAATTGAGGTGCGGGCCCACCGGCGTCAGGCGGAATTGGTGGAGAACGGGGCGCCGATGCCGCTCGGGGAGGTCCAACGGATCATCGAGGAAGACGACCGGGCGGCCACCACCCGGGATGTCGCGCCGTTGCGGGTGGCACCGGGGGCGGTCGTCATCGACAGCACGCGCCTCTCGATCGATCAAGTCGTCGATCAGATTGTGGCGTTGGTGGAGCGCGCGCGTGGTTTATAGGCTGTCTCGCTTTGTCATATGGCTCGTCCTCCGCACACTGTTTGGGTTCAGGGTCGAGGGCGGCCACCACGAGCCGGCCTCGGGTCCCTTGCTCATCGTCAGCAACCACGTCAGTGATCTTGATCCTCTCGTCTTG
The sequence above is drawn from the bacterium genome and encodes:
- a CDS encoding class I SAM-dependent methyltransferase, whose product is MRSDRTRWDARYAEGDRRHDAGPSPLLLEWLPRWQAGRALDVAAGLGRHALLLARHGWSVDAIDISLEGLRVLSQRARDAAMRINLVLADFDTFACRPAVYDLIVDTFFLDRRLIPRFWRWLRPGGVVFFETHLTTPTPADRSKYALQMHEARGLFARWDLLAYSEGPEDDGARCIDTVRLVARRP
- the cmk gene encoding (d)CMP kinase, translating into MATARAAIALAIDGPMGSGKSTVAREVAKRLGFQYVDTGAMYRAIAVAAIRRGIAPDDVDALARLARAVTLSLEPQPDGSTRVLVDGDDVTPALRSVEVNRIVFRVARVPGVRDALGAIQRALGGRGGVVMEGRDIGSVILPNAEVKVFLTASIEVRAHRRQAELVENGAPMPLGEVQRIIEEDDRAATTRDVAPLRVAPGAVVIDSTRLSIDQVVDQIVALVERARGL